Genomic window (Plasmodium knowlesi strain H genome assembly, chromosome: 9):
GTGTTAATCCTGGACGGAGTCATACAGTTAACAGAGAAGGACGAATTCGCTTACCACGAAATGATGACCCACGTACCCATGACAGTTGCCAAGGAGCCAAAGAACATACTCGTTGTGGGAGGAGGAGACGGAGGAGTGATCCGAGAACTATGTAAATATAAGTCCATAGAAAACATAGATATCTGCGAAATAGATGAAATGGTTATCGAGGTATCCAAAACGTTTTTCAAGAACATCAGTTGTGGGTTCGACGATAAGAGAGTAAACGTTTTCATTGAAGACGCCAGTAAATTTTTGGAGAATGTCACCAACACATATGATGTAATTATCGTGGACAGTTCTGACCCCATCGGCCCAGCCGAATCTCTGTTTAACCAGAACTTTTACGAAAAGGTGTACAACGCGCTTAAGCCTAATGGATACTGCGTCGCGCAGGTAAGAAAAACACCAGAGGGGCATGTGTGAATCTGCCTTATGCGTAGATATAGATTCCACGCGGCATCTTCTGTGTGGAAATTCTTTGCTATTCCGCTATCCGTTAAATGTTTCAACCCGTTAAATGTTTCAACCCGTTAAATGTTTCAACCCGTTAAATGTCTCCACTCGTCAAATGTCTCCACCCGTCAAATGTCTCCACCCGTCAAATGTTTCCACCCGTTAAATGTCGCTTCCCTCCCCAATACCGCAGTGCGAGTCCATTTGGATCCACGTAGGAACGATAAAGAGCATGATGggatatgcaaaaaaaatgttcaagaAGGTCGAGTATGCTAACATCAGCATCCCGACGTATCCCTGTGGCTGTATAGGTACGTTCATCGAGG
Coding sequences:
- a CDS encoding spermidine synthase, putative, whose translation is MDKLMNNNKAKLTCMLVGGLCSLVLYHIKKKMNFSYFLFSKNWFSEFSQMWPGQAFSLEIKRIIHQAKSKYQSILVFESKTFGNVLILDGVIQLTEKDEFAYHEMMTHVPMTVAKEPKNILVVGGGDGGVIRELCKYKSIENIDICEIDEMVIEVSKTFFKNISCGFDDKRVNVFIEDASKFLENVTNTYDVIIVDSSDPIGPAESLFNQNFYEKVYNALKPNGYCVAQCESIWIHVGTIKSMMGYAKKMFKKVEYANISIPTYPCGCIGILCCSKSDTGMSKPNKRLESKEFNDLKYYSYENHSAAFKLPAFVLKDIESV